From a single Candoia aspera isolate rCanAsp1 chromosome 2, rCanAsp1.hap2, whole genome shotgun sequence genomic region:
- the G6PD gene encoding glucose-6-phosphate 1-dehydrogenase isoform X2: MGSCARGRRRAASAGTGSSVLSSRTSAGPGNNTANMSRRLPLAELSEADICGMLREELRRGNDFLNLDTHIFIIFGASGDLAKKKIYPTIWWLYRDGLLPDDTYVVGYARSQLTVADIRKQSQPYLKASPEEEKKLDDFFARNSYVSGKYNDQASFEQLNAHLNALHNGEKANRLFYLALPPSVYKEVTTHIQKTCMSSVGWNRLIVEKPFGKDLDSSNDLSNHISALFREDQIYRIDHYLGKEMVQNLMVLRFGNRIFGPIWNRDNVACVILTFKEPFGTEGRGGYFDDFGIIRDVMQNHLLQMLCLVAMEKPTSTNSDDVRDEKVKVLKCISEVKYEDVVLGQYVGNPSGKGEAQKGYLDDSTVPAGSTTPTFAAAVLYVDNERWDGVPFVLRCGKALNERKAEVRLQFREVPGDIFHHQCKRNELVIRVQPNEAVYTKMMTKKPGMFFNPEESELDLTYGNRYKDVKLPDAYERLILDVFCGSQMHFVRSDELREAWRIFTPLLHKIEAEKTKPIPYCYGSRGPAEADELMKRVGFQYEGTYRWVNPHKL; this comes from the exons ATGGGGAGCTGCGCCCGCGGGAGAAGAAGAGCAGCTTCAGCTGGGACTGGGAGCAG TGTGTTAAGCAGCAGGACTTCAGCAGGCCCAG GAAACAATACTGCCAACATGAGCCGCCGCCTGCCACTCGCGGAGCTGTCTGAAGCAGACATCTGTGGGATGCTCCGTGAAGAGCTTCGCCGGGGGAATGACTTCCTCAATTTGGATACCCACATCTTCATCATCTTTGGTGCCTCG GGTGACCTAGCCAAGAAGAAGATCTATCCAACTATCTG GTGGTTATATCGTGATGGGCTGCTTCCTGACGATACGTACGTGGTGGGTTATGCCCGGTCCCAGCTTACAGTTGCCGATATCCGCAAACAGAGTCAGCCATATCTGAAG GCCAgccctgaagaagaaaaaaaactggatGATTTCTTTGCCCGCAATTCGTACGTCTCAGGCAAATATAATGACCAGGCCTCTTTTGAACAACTAAATGCTCACCTGAATGCCCTTCACAATGGAGAGAAGGCAAACCGTCTCTTCTATCTGGCCCTCCCACCCAGTGTCTACAAGGAAGTCACTACCCACATCCAGAAGACTTGCATGAGCTCTGT TGGCTGGAATCGGCTCATTGTGGAAAAGCCATTTGGCAAGGACTTGGATAGCTCCAATGATCTGTCCAATCACATCTCAGCACTTTTTAGAGAAGACCAGATCTACCGCATTGACCACTACCTGGGCAAGGAGATGGTGCAGAACCTGATGGTGCTCAG ATTTGGAAATCGGATATTTGGCCCCATCTGGAACCGTGACAATGTGGCCTGTGTCATCCTGACTTTCAAAGAGCCATTTGGCACAGAGGGCCGGGGCGGCTACTTTGATGACTTTGGCATTATTCG GGATGTTATGCAGAATCATCTTCTTCAGATGCTCTGTCTGGTAGCCATGGAGAAACCAACTTCTACCAACTCAGATGATGTGCGTGATGAGAAG GTAAAGGTCCTGAAGTGCATCTCAGAAGTGAAATATGAAGATGTAGTGCTTGGTCAGTATGTGGGCAATCCATCTGGAaaaggagaggctcagaagggctACCTTGATGACTCCACGGTTCCAGCTGGTTCTACCACCCCtacctttgctgctgctgtgttGTACGTGGACAATGAAAGGTGGGATG GAGTACCGTTTGTTTTGCGCTGTGGCAAGGCACTGAATGAGCGCAAGGCAGAGGTGCGGCTGCAGTTCCGGGAGGTGCCAGGTGACATCTTCCACCACCAGTGTAAACGCAATGAACTGGTGATCCGTGTGCAGCCCAATGAGGCTGTCTACACCAAGATGATGACCAAGAAACCAGGCATGTTCTTCAACCCAGAAGAATCTGAGCTGGACCTCACTTACGGCAACCGCTACAAG GATGTGAAACTCCCAGATGCTTATGAGCGCCTCATCTTGGACGTTTTCTGTGGCAGCCAGATGCACTTTGTGCGCAG tgACGAGTTGCGAGAGGCCTGGCGTATATTCACTCCGCTGCTGCACAAAATCGAGGCAGAGAAGACAAAGCCAATTCCCTATTGCTATGGCAG CCGTGGCCCTGCAGAGGCTGATGAATTGATGAAGAGAGTTGGATTTCAGTACGAAGGCACGTACCGGTGGGTCAATCCTCACAAGTTGTGA
- the G6PD gene encoding glucose-6-phosphate 1-dehydrogenase isoform X1 has translation MSRRLPLAELSEADICGMLREELRRGNDFLNLDTHIFIIFGASGDLAKKKIYPTIWWLYRDGLLPDDTYVVGYARSQLTVADIRKQSQPYLKASPEEEKKLDDFFARNSYVSGKYNDQASFEQLNAHLNALHNGEKANRLFYLALPPSVYKEVTTHIQKTCMSSVGWNRLIVEKPFGKDLDSSNDLSNHISALFREDQIYRIDHYLGKEMVQNLMVLRFGNRIFGPIWNRDNVACVILTFKEPFGTEGRGGYFDDFGIIRDVMQNHLLQMLCLVAMEKPTSTNSDDVRDEKVKVLKCISEVKYEDVVLGQYVGNPSGKGEAQKGYLDDSTVPAGSTTPTFAAAVLYVDNERWDGVPFVLRCGKALNERKAEVRLQFREVPGDIFHHQCKRNELVIRVQPNEAVYTKMMTKKPGMFFNPEESELDLTYGNRYKDVKLPDAYERLILDVFCGSQMHFVRSDELREAWRIFTPLLHKIEAEKTKPIPYCYGR, from the exons ATGAGCCGCCGCCTGCCACTCGCGGAGCTGTCTGAAGCAGACATCTGTGGGATGCTCCGTGAAGAGCTTCGCCGGGGGAATGACTTCCTCAATTTGGATACCCACATCTTCATCATCTTTGGTGCCTCG GGTGACCTAGCCAAGAAGAAGATCTATCCAACTATCTG GTGGTTATATCGTGATGGGCTGCTTCCTGACGATACGTACGTGGTGGGTTATGCCCGGTCCCAGCTTACAGTTGCCGATATCCGCAAACAGAGTCAGCCATATCTGAAG GCCAgccctgaagaagaaaaaaaactggatGATTTCTTTGCCCGCAATTCGTACGTCTCAGGCAAATATAATGACCAGGCCTCTTTTGAACAACTAAATGCTCACCTGAATGCCCTTCACAATGGAGAGAAGGCAAACCGTCTCTTCTATCTGGCCCTCCCACCCAGTGTCTACAAGGAAGTCACTACCCACATCCAGAAGACTTGCATGAGCTCTGT TGGCTGGAATCGGCTCATTGTGGAAAAGCCATTTGGCAAGGACTTGGATAGCTCCAATGATCTGTCCAATCACATCTCAGCACTTTTTAGAGAAGACCAGATCTACCGCATTGACCACTACCTGGGCAAGGAGATGGTGCAGAACCTGATGGTGCTCAG ATTTGGAAATCGGATATTTGGCCCCATCTGGAACCGTGACAATGTGGCCTGTGTCATCCTGACTTTCAAAGAGCCATTTGGCACAGAGGGCCGGGGCGGCTACTTTGATGACTTTGGCATTATTCG GGATGTTATGCAGAATCATCTTCTTCAGATGCTCTGTCTGGTAGCCATGGAGAAACCAACTTCTACCAACTCAGATGATGTGCGTGATGAGAAG GTAAAGGTCCTGAAGTGCATCTCAGAAGTGAAATATGAAGATGTAGTGCTTGGTCAGTATGTGGGCAATCCATCTGGAaaaggagaggctcagaagggctACCTTGATGACTCCACGGTTCCAGCTGGTTCTACCACCCCtacctttgctgctgctgtgttGTACGTGGACAATGAAAGGTGGGATG GAGTACCGTTTGTTTTGCGCTGTGGCAAGGCACTGAATGAGCGCAAGGCAGAGGTGCGGCTGCAGTTCCGGGAGGTGCCAGGTGACATCTTCCACCACCAGTGTAAACGCAATGAACTGGTGATCCGTGTGCAGCCCAATGAGGCTGTCTACACCAAGATGATGACCAAGAAACCAGGCATGTTCTTCAACCCAGAAGAATCTGAGCTGGACCTCACTTACGGCAACCGCTACAAG GATGTGAAACTCCCAGATGCTTATGAGCGCCTCATCTTGGACGTTTTCTGTGGCAGCCAGATGCACTTTGTGCGCAG tgACGAGTTGCGAGAGGCCTGGCGTATATTCACTCCGCTGCTGCACAAAATCGAGGCAGAGAAGACAAAGCCAATTCCCTATTGCTATGGCAGGTGA